From Sporosarcina sp. Marseille-Q4943, the proteins below share one genomic window:
- a CDS encoding chemotaxis protein CheA, which yields MDTNQYLEMFLEESKEHLQACNEHLLELERNPEDLAIVNEVFRSAHTLKGMSATMGYEDIADLTHKMENVLDAIRNSRIRVSTEILDIVFKAVDYLEEMVMDIEEGGTGKKDVQELVSALNRIEEGETSVSTPAIETAASAMTIELHKSQDAPTLQYDDYEMTVIEQSQEQGFHAFEVLVTLREDCLLKAARVFMVFEILEKSGEIVKSKPTVEQLENEDFDEVFTVVLITSEEASSLEAKVMKVSEVESVHVNSITNISHPVSGSPAEIKVATPKELGKAEAPPQKGRRAANAHNANKTIRVNIERLDILMNLFEELVIDRGRLQSIASELHNPDLNETVERMTRVSGDLQNIILNMRMIPVETVFNRFPKMVRQLARDLDKKINLEIIGAETELDRTVIDEIGDPLVHLIRNALDHGIENPAERIAKGKPEEGTVTLRAYHSGNHVFIELEDDGAGVNKERVLQKALERGVVTEEIAATLTDRQISELILASGFSTAEKITDVSGRGVGLDVVKSTIESLGGYITIDSKEGQGSLFQVQLPLTLSIISVMLVNLDKDIYAIPLSSIIETAIIKTSDILNAHNQKVIDFRGTIVPLVNLKGIFEMDEAQELEEFQSVVIVRKGDKMAGLVVDSFIGQQEVVLKSLGNYLQSVFAISGATILGNGQVALIVDCNALIK from the coding sequence ATGGATACGAATCAATACCTTGAAATGTTTCTTGAAGAAAGTAAAGAGCATCTTCAAGCGTGTAATGAGCACTTATTGGAATTGGAAAGAAACCCTGAAGACTTGGCGATTGTCAATGAAGTTTTCCGTTCAGCTCATACATTGAAAGGGATGTCAGCGACAATGGGTTATGAAGACATCGCTGACTTGACGCATAAAATGGAAAATGTGCTGGATGCAATCCGAAACTCGAGAATCCGTGTTTCCACAGAAATCCTCGATATCGTCTTCAAAGCTGTCGACTATTTGGAAGAAATGGTGATGGACATTGAAGAAGGCGGGACAGGTAAGAAAGATGTTCAGGAACTCGTTTCTGCATTGAACCGAATCGAGGAGGGAGAGACATCGGTTTCTACTCCGGCAATAGAGACGGCTGCCTCTGCAATGACAATCGAGCTTCACAAATCACAAGATGCACCTACACTCCAGTATGATGATTATGAAATGACTGTCATCGAGCAATCGCAGGAACAAGGTTTTCATGCTTTTGAGGTCTTGGTCACACTCCGCGAGGATTGCCTGCTCAAAGCAGCCAGAGTGTTCATGGTTTTTGAGATTCTTGAGAAATCTGGGGAGATAGTCAAGTCAAAACCGACTGTTGAACAGTTGGAAAATGAGGATTTCGATGAAGTGTTCACTGTAGTTCTCATTACAAGTGAGGAAGCAAGCTCCCTTGAGGCGAAAGTGATGAAGGTGTCCGAAGTGGAAAGTGTCCATGTCAACTCGATTACGAATATTTCCCATCCAGTGAGCGGTTCGCCTGCTGAAATTAAAGTTGCAACCCCTAAAGAATTAGGAAAGGCCGAAGCACCCCCACAAAAAGGACGTCGCGCAGCGAATGCACATAATGCAAACAAAACAATCCGTGTCAATATAGAACGGTTGGATATTCTAATGAACCTCTTTGAAGAACTGGTCATTGACAGAGGACGTTTGCAATCGATTGCAAGTGAGTTACATAATCCGGATTTGAATGAGACTGTCGAGCGCATGACAAGGGTTTCAGGCGACCTTCAGAACATTATCCTGAATATGCGCATGATTCCGGTGGAGACAGTATTCAATCGATTCCCCAAAATGGTCCGGCAACTTGCACGTGATCTAGATAAGAAAATCAATCTTGAAATCATTGGGGCAGAAACTGAATTGGATCGGACGGTCATCGATGAAATAGGAGATCCCCTCGTACATTTAATTCGTAACGCATTGGACCATGGCATCGAGAACCCAGCTGAGCGAATTGCAAAAGGGAAACCGGAAGAAGGTACTGTCACATTGAGGGCATATCATTCCGGAAATCACGTATTTATTGAGCTGGAAGACGACGGTGCAGGCGTCAATAAGGAACGGGTCTTGCAGAAAGCGCTTGAAAGAGGCGTCGTCACTGAAGAGATTGCTGCCACTTTGACAGATCGGCAGATTTCAGAACTCATTTTGGCATCCGGATTTTCCACCGCTGAAAAGATTACAGATGTATCCGGTCGCGGAGTTGGGCTGGATGTCGTCAAAAGCACGATTGAATCGCTTGGTGGCTATATCACAATCGATTCCAAGGAAGGGCAAGGTTCTCTTTTCCAAGTTCAATTGCCATTGACGTTATCAATTATATCAGTCATGCTCGTCAATTTGGATAAGGATATATATGCAATCCCGTTATCATCAATTATTGAAACGGCAATCATTAAAACATCAGATATTTTGAACGCGCATAACCAAAAAGTGATTGACTTCAGAGGAACCATTGTCCCACTCGTCAACTTGAAAGGGATTTTCGAGATGGATGAAGCACAGGAACTGGAGGAATTCCAATCTGTGGTCATCGTTCGTAAGGGGGATAAAATGGCAGGGCTCGTCGTGGATTCCTTTATCGGGCAGCAAGAGGTCGTGTTGAAATCGCTCGGCAATTATCTACAAAGCGTATTCGCCATTTCTGGTGCTACGATTTTAGGAAACGGCCAAGTTGCGCTGATCGTGGATTGCAATGCACTGATCAAATAG
- a CDS encoding chemotaxis response regulator protein-glutamate methylesterase, with amino-acid sequence MKQVLVVDDSAFMRKLISEMLSKHPLLEVIGTARNGKDAVAKVLELRPDVVTMDIEMPLMNGLEALKQIMVQRPTPVVMLSSTTETGAENTMTAMEDGAVDFIAKPGGAISLNLHEVEQEIVRKVVAATNVKISNLVNQPKVKMKQVPKEILFNKITTMPLSSLSDKTDSLQRKKISKGQQTFVIIGTSTGGPRALQEVLTRLPSDTNAPILIVQHMPPGFTKSLAQRLDGLSDIRVKEAEDGEPLLKGVAYIAPGGRHLKIGKCPTGYCARLDDMDPPRAGHRPSVDVLLESAASMQELQFITAIMTGMGHDGTKGMRQLKAACTTITIAESEKTSVVYGMPKAIKEAGLADHVIDVQGIAATLTEILQS; translated from the coding sequence TTCCGCTTTTATGCGAAAGCTTATATCGGAGATGCTTTCGAAACATCCTTTACTTGAAGTGATTGGAACAGCACGCAACGGTAAAGATGCTGTTGCGAAAGTGCTGGAACTTCGGCCGGATGTCGTTACGATGGATATCGAGATGCCGCTCATGAATGGGCTTGAAGCATTGAAACAAATTATGGTGCAACGACCGACTCCCGTCGTAATGCTCTCTAGCACGACCGAAACCGGGGCGGAAAACACGATGACCGCCATGGAGGATGGAGCGGTTGATTTTATCGCTAAGCCCGGAGGAGCTATTTCACTCAACTTGCATGAAGTGGAACAGGAAATTGTCCGGAAAGTTGTAGCTGCGACAAACGTCAAAATTTCCAATCTCGTAAATCAACCTAAAGTGAAAATGAAGCAAGTACCTAAAGAAATCCTTTTCAACAAAATTACAACTATGCCCTTATCATCGCTATCCGATAAAACAGATTCATTGCAACGTAAAAAGATTTCCAAAGGGCAACAGACTTTTGTTATAATAGGTACATCGACAGGGGGGCCTCGTGCGCTTCAAGAAGTGCTTACACGGCTGCCATCTGATACAAACGCCCCAATCTTGATCGTCCAGCATATGCCGCCGGGTTTTACAAAATCATTGGCACAAAGACTGGACGGCTTAAGTGACATCCGCGTAAAGGAAGCAGAGGACGGCGAACCTCTTCTGAAAGGGGTCGCATATATCGCCCCGGGCGGAAGGCATTTGAAAATAGGAAAATGCCCGACAGGCTATTGTGCCCGACTCGATGATATGGATCCGCCGAGAGCGGGTCATCGGCCATCCGTAGACGTCCTATTGGAGTCGGCTGCTTCCATGCAGGAGCTGCAATTTATAACTGCTATTATGACAGGGATGGGGCATGACGGAACTAAAGGCATGCGACAACTGAAAGCAGCCTGTACGACGATTACAATTGCTGAGTCCGAAAAGACTTCCGTTGTGTATGGCATGCCAAAAGCGATCAAAGAAGCCGGACTTGCCGACCATGTCATTGATGTACAAGGCATCGCGGCAACACTAACGGAAATCTTACAATCTTGA